CGCCCGGCGCAGAACCCACCACGGTGACGTCGCCGGCGTGGGCGGGGCTGCCGCCGGCACGGACCGCCACTCGCCGGGCGGCGGCATCCAGGGCAGGAACCGGCACGCCCCGAACGCCACGAGGGCCCCGATCCACATCCCCGCCGTGGCCCCGACGACCGGCGGCAGGTGCGCCGGCCCGCAGACGTACTCGACCACGAGGATCGACGCCGGCGGGGTCACCAGCGCCCCGGACACGGCGGCCGTCACGCAGACCCGGAGCGCGGGCCCGTAGAGGACGACCATGGCCGGCGCGGTGGCGACCAGCGGCACGAACAGCGGCTGCCACAGTCCCGGTCGCAGCGTCCACCCCCAAGCCAGGATCCCCAGGGCCAGGCTGACCACCGCGGTGCCGACCACCGGGGGCCAGATCCCGGTGCCGCAGGCCTGCACGAAACCAGCCCACCGCCGCGAGGCCCGCTGCGCGAGGTGCGCGACCAGACCGCCGAGGAACAACCCGAGGCCGGCGGCGGCCACGGCGTAGAACTGTGGTTCGCTCATCGCGGTGACCAGCCAGGAGGCCAGACCCCGGAGGTCGGTGTAGTCGCCGGCCCAGTCCTGGCCGTCGGAGCGACTGGTCGTGGCGGCCACCACGACCACGAAGACCACGAAAATGGCACAACCGGCCGCAGCGGTGACGCGCGCGGCGATGCGCGAGACGGGAACGCCCCCGTTGGCGTTCGAGGCCGTCATGTCGTCACCGGGGCAGCGGCGCGCTGCCGCGGTAGCCGAGCATCTGGTCGTAGAGATCGGTGCGGCGATCGCGGGGCAGGTCGTTCAGCTGGTTCCAGATCGGGGCGGTGCGGGCGGCTGTGAGGTCGACGTCGGCGTAGATGATGGTGTCCTCGTCCGGTCCGGCGATGCGGTCGATGGGCCAGCCGTTCGTGCCCGCGATGAGCGAGTTGCCCATGAATCCGGCGCCGCGTTCCTGGCCGATGCGGTCGGCGGTGGCGATGAAGACGTTGTTCGCGTGCGCGGCCGTCATGGTGAGGTAGGCGGCCATGCACACGCCGCTCGCGTCGTACAGCGGCGGTGGCGTCCAGACCCAGCCGGTGGGGATGCAGATGATGTCGGCGCCCATCTGCGACACGATCCGGGCCGTCTCCGGGAACCAGATGTCCCAGCACACCAGCAGCCCGATCCGGCCGATGCGGGTATCGAACACCTGGAAGCCTTCGTTGCCGGGGGTGAACCACAGCTTCTCGGTGTTCCACAGGTGGGTCTTGCGGTAGCGCCCGAGGTACCCGTCGGGGCCGACCAGGACCGCGGTGTCGAACAGCTGCTGACCGTCCTGCTCGACCACGCACCCCACGATGTACACGTCCCGCTCGGCCGCGATGCGGGCGAACGACTGCACGCTCGGACCGTCCGGGACCGCCTCGGCGTGCGCGAAGGCCTCCTCGCGGGTCTCGAAGACGTAACCGGTGGTGGCCAGCTCGGGCAGGACGATGAGGTCGGCGCCGCCGTCCGCGGCGGCGATCAGCCGATCCTCGACCGCCGCCGCGTTGGCCTTCAGGTTCTCCACGCCCACGCGGGGCTCGAACTGTGCGACCGCGACCCGGACCGGGCTGACCCGGGTGTCCTGGCCGGCCTGCGTCTGTTCCGTCATGGCGTCTCCTCGGCTGCCCAAAGTGGTTTCACTTTGAAACCATGAGTGGCAACCCTAGAGCACCGTGGTTTAAACTTGCAACCAGTTCGGGGCAGTTTTCCGGCGCACGACGAACAAGGGGGACACCGATGGGAGCGCGGGGCGTGAGCCACCGGCAGGCGGAATGCCCGGTCGCCAGGACCGTGGACGTGATCGGCGACCGGTGGTCGCTGCTCATCATCCGCGACGCCTTCGACGGCATCCGCCGGTTCAGCGAGCTGCAGCGGAACCTCGGGCTCGCCAAGAACATCCTCGCGACCCGCCTGCGCGAACTCGTGGCCCAGGGCATCCTGGAGATCGTCCCGGCGGCCGACGGGTCCGCCTACCACGAGTACGCGCTGACCGACCGGGGCCGCGAGCTGTTCGCCGTCATCGTGGCCCTCCGCAAGTGGGGCGAGGCGCACCTGTTCGACGAGGACGAGCCGCACTCGGCGCTGCTGGACGTCGAGACCGGGCGTCCCGTTGAACTCCAGGTCACGAACGCGGCCGGTCAGCCCATCAGCGCCGGCGACACGTTCGTGCGCAAGGTGGCCGCAGCCCCGGCCTGAGCCGGCGCTACCGTCCGGTGTGGACGATCTCGGCCGACCAGGGGCGCTCCTGCGCGTGCAGGGTCCAGTAGTGCTCGGCGATGTCGTCGGGATCGAAGGGGGTGCCGGGCGCGACCGGGCCGTCCACCGTCACCGACGCGACGTGCACCCCGGAGGGACCGTACTGCGCGTCCAGGAGCGACACGAGCGTGCGCACGCCGGCCTTGCCCAGCGAGAGGCTGACGTAGCGCGGGTCCGGCTCCGGCATGCCACCGGTGATCAGGATCGTGCCGCTCCCCCGCTCCGCCATGGCCGGAGCGACGTGCGCCGCCGCGGTCAGCGCGCCCACCACGTTCACCGCCCACGCGTCCAGGTGCCCCCGGGCGGACAGGTCACCCGGCCCGTCCGGCTGGATGATCGCCGCGTTGTACACCAGCACGTCGGGCGTGCCGAGCTCGCCGGCCGCGACGTCCAGCGCACCCCGCAGCGCGTCCTCGTCCGTCGCGTCGGCGACCAGCGCACGGGCGCCCGGCACGGCCCGCTCCGATCGCGCGATGGTCACCACCGGCAGCCCTTCCCGCACGAATCGCCGTGCCACAGCCTGTCCGATGCCCGGTCCCGCTCCGATGATCACTGCTCCACTCATGCCACCGACGGTAGAACCCTGACACGGTGACAAGGTCAAGACCGCGGCTGGGCCGGCCGGCCGCGCCGCGCGGGTACCGCACGAAGCGCGCATCGTGCGGTACCCGCGCACGCCCGCGGGATCAGCGGATCTTTTCGCCGTAGACGCGGTCGACCTTCAGCGTCATCAGCACCCGGCGGTCGGCGACCATCACCTGCCGGTACTCGTCCCAGTCCGGGTGCTCGCCCGCGGCGCGGCGGTAGTAGTCGACCAGCGCGCCGACCTCCGGGCCGTGCGGATCGGTGCCCGGTCCGGTGAGCGTCACCGTGCCCTCGGCGGTCGCCCACGCCCACCCGTCGGAGCTGGTGACCTCCAGCGCGGCCCGCGGGTCGCGGCGCAGGTTGCGCGTCTTGGCCCGGCCCTCGGTCATCGACACCAGCACCACCCCGGCCTCGCGGTCGTAGTAGGGCGTGACCGGCGAGAGGTGGGGCAGGCCGTTCGCCTTGATCGTGGCGAGGACGGCGATCCTGCTCTCGGCGAGCAACTGGTGCGGGTCGAAGGACGTGGTCATGATCGCTCCTTGTCGGGTGCCTGGAACTGCTCGATCACCGAAACGTAGCTGTCGCCGCCGTGTCCCGCCGCCACCGCGCGCCGCGCCAGCTCACGGGCGAACGCCGGCGGCCCGGAATCAACCCCGGCGGCCACGCTCTCCTGGACGACCTGGTCGATGGCGGCCAGGTGGGTGTCGAGGGTGGCGTCGACGGGCGGGTACCGGCCCTCGTCGATCTGGCGCGCATATCCGGGCAACCATGCGGCGACCGTCTCGATTCCCGCACCGGCGAACGGGACGAACGACTCCGCCGGCACCCCCGCGGCCCGCAGCAGGGCGGCGCTGTGCAGGAACCCGTTCAGGATGCCGTACATCAGGCCCAGCACGGCGGTCTCGTGCAGTGCGGCCAGGCCGGGGTCGTCGCCGAGGAAGGTCGCGGCGCCGAGGTCGCGCAGGAGGTGCTCGTGCTCGTCGAAGGCCGCGCGGTTTCCACTGTAGACGATCGCGGATGCGGGGGTGCCGATATCGGACGGGGCCGCCATGATGGCGCCGTCCAGGTAGCGGCCGTGGCGCGCGGCCGTCTCCCGCGCCTCCCGGGAAGCACCCGAGCTCAGGTTCACCACGACCCGGCCGTCCAGGTCCCCGGCGGCGTCGAGGACCTCCCGCACAGCCGCGGAGCCGGTGACGCACACGATCACGACCGGGCTCGCCGCAACCGCCTCCGCCACAGATCCGGCCACGACTGCCCCGGGGAGCGCGTCCGCCTTGCCAGGTGAACGGTTCCACACGGTGGTGGTGTGCCCGGCGCGCAGCAGCGCACCGGCGAGGGCCTGGCCCATGAGTCCCAGACCGAGAACGGTCACGGCGTGTTTGGTCATGGCACGATGGTGGACGTTCAGACCGGTGTGAAGGTCAAGGGAGGAACCAGGGTGCTGATCGGCGAACTCGGCAGGCGGACGGGTGTCAACACCCACCAGCTGCGCTACTACGAGGCCCAGGGCCTGCTGAAACCCACCCGGGGCGGCAACGGTTACCGCGAGTACGACGAGGACGCGGTGATGACCGTCACCCAGATCCGGCACCTGCTCGATGCGGGCCTGTCCACCGAGGAGATCGCGGTGCTGCTGCCGTGCGCCAGCGGAGCGGAACCGGAGCTGGAGCCGTGCGACGAGCTGGTGACCGTGCTGCGCGGACGGCTCGACGGGCTCGACGGGTACATCAGCGCGCTGTTGCGCGCCCGCCAGACCCTGCACGGTTACCTGGAGGCCGCGGAACGCCGGCTGGACGCGCGGCGGACCGCGGCGGTGTAGCCGTGCCGGCACCCCGGACGCGCGGGGTCCCGCGTCCGGGGGACCCGCCGTTTCCGCCCGGGCGTCCCGGGTACGCGAAACGGTGAGGAGGTAAGCGCCATGAACATGTTCGACAAGGCCAAGGACGCACTGAGCAAGAACCCGGACAAGGCCGACCAGGGCATCGACAAGGCCGCCGAGGCCGCGAAGGGCCGGTTCGGCGAGCACGGGGACCAGATCGACCAGGCGTCGGAGAAGGCCAAGGACTACGTGCGCGGACAGGGGCAGGAGCAACCGCCGCAACCGCCGCCGCAGTGACGCACGATCCCACCCGGTCGTCGCACGGGCCGGCCCCGCCTTACCGGCAGGGCCGGCCCGTCGCCATTCCGCACCTGGCGTGCGCGAACCCCCGCGGCCTGGTCAGGCCGCATCGGCCACCGCCGCGAGGAGCCTGGCGAGTTCGGCCGGCTTGGTGTGCATGGGCCAGTGGCCGGAGTCGATGTCGGCGAAGTCGAGGTGCTTGACGTTCGCGAGCTCGGCCACCTCACCGGCGTCGATCCACTTCCGCGCCTGGGCCGGGGTGAACTCGGGGCACACGACCACGACCGGCACGTCGAAGCGCCCCTCGTCGGTCAGCCGCACCACGCCCGTGGCGACCCCCTCGGGAACGGGAATCGCGGCGGCGGCGAAGGCGCGCCTGGCCTCCTCGTCCAGGTCCACCGAGTCCGGCTCCTCGAACGCGCCCCAGCCGGGGAACGGCAGGACGCCGTCCCGCACCTCGAAGAAGCTCGCGTAGGGCTGTCCGTCGGCGGCCGGGAAGCCCCCGACGAGGACAATGCCGGAAATCGCCTCCGGCCGGGCGTCGGCAGCCAGCCACGCGAGGGTGCACGCGGCCGAGTGCCCGACCACCAACGGCTTGCCCGCGGCGGAGTCCACCGCGGCGAGCACAGCCGCGACCTGGTCGTCGAGCGTGGCGGAAGAGGATCCGTCGCCCTGACCGGGCAGGGTCACCGGCACCGGACGATGGCCGAGCGACCGGAGCTCGGACGCGACCTCGTCCCAGGCCGATCCATCGAGCCACAGGCCGGCGATGAGCACGATGTCCATGCTCCACACCCTAGAGCCGACCCCTGACAATCTGTGTCAGGCTGAGGATGCACCTGGATTCTTCGCCGGGTCGGGCTGAAGCTCGGAGCGCGCAGATCAGTGACGGTCCCGGAAATCCCAGGTATTGCAGCCCCAGGCGCAACCCGTGACCGTGTACTTCTGCCCCCGCTTCAGCCTGTATTTGGCGCCATCCGAGGAGCTCTTCGTGTTACAAGCACCCTTTCCGCCTGGCGCCGTGAACCAGTACTGCGTGGTGTGCCCGTTTCCGGGGCCGACCCAGACTGTCGGGGTCTTACCGTCCGCTTTCGTGTCGCAGATCGAGACGACATCGCCGTATTCCTTCACGTAGATGGTGAAGTCACCGGACGACCCCTTCCAGACGTGGTCCCAGCTGCCCCCACCCGGCGGCAGCGGCGCGGCCGAGGCGGTGCCGTCGAAGGCCAGAGCTCCAAGTGCAGCAGCTGCCAAGGTCACTGCGGCACGCACGCCCTTGCGAGACTTCATCGGTTTTCCTCTCCGGTCGGAAGCGATGGCATACTGTAGCGTCTGGTGATCAAGCCAACAAGAGGATCGTTCAACGATCTGCTCACGTGAACGTACCGGAGCTGGAGGGCGGTATTGCGCCAGCACATGCTTCGGCCGGGTCGATCACCCCTTCACCTGAGCCGTGTCGGCACCGCGGGTGAGCAGGGTGTCCAGGTCAACCAGGCCGCGGTGCGAGGTGGCGGATTCGCCGGAGTGCGCGGCGAGCGCGACGGTGCCGGTCCTGGCCCGCTCACGCGAGGCGATGTGGGTGCACGGCCAATGGCCTGTTCATCTGGCCCGCTGCGCCCGCCGGACGATCCGCTCCCCCTGAGGTGAGGGCCGGACTCGTCCGGCGAGCGCCAGCGGCGCACGGACCAGCACGCAGGATGCCGGAACCGGCCGGCAGCTCACGGTCCCGCTGTCACCGTGCGCGCCGGGCCGGCGGCGAGACCCGAGCTCGCAGTCCGGCCCGGTCGAGCCGGAACTGCGAGCCCGTCAATCAGCGATTGTTCTTGAACTCCCAGCGACCGCATTTCATGTTGGCACACGCGTCGATCGTGATCGTCTGCCCCTCGGGAAGGTCCCATTTTCCACCCTGCAAAGCAGACCTGGAATCGCAGGTGCCCTTGCCGTCCTTCGCCCAGAACTCGTACCTCTGGATCTTCGAGTCCTCGGTGAACACCCGCAGGTGCGGCTTGAAACCGTCGGCCTTGGTGTCGCAGATCGAGATGATGTCCTCGTACACCTTCACGTAGACCTTGAAGTCGCCCGCCTTGCCCGTCCAGACGTAGTCCCAGCTGCCGCCGTCCGGCGGCAGCGGCCTCGCCGAGGCCGTGCCGTGCAGAGCCAGGACCCCCAGAACAGCGGACGACAACGCCACTGCGGCGCGCACGCCCCTGTGAAATTTCATTCGGATTTCCTTTCCTGTCGAGAGCGACGGCGCACTGTAGCGCTCGCTGCTCAACAGGGCAAAACGACCAAATCAAGCCAGAGGTGGGCGCAGGTGCGGGCGGAACCGGGCCCGGTCTCCGCGAGAGCGATCACGAGGCCGGGTAGAGGCGCCCCATCAGCTCCAGCACCTCGTCGATCATCTTGCGGGCCTTCGCCTTCGACGGCGCCGCCGCCACTTCACGGCCGGCTTCGGTGGCCATCGCCGTCAGGCTCAGCACCAGCATGTCGCTCAGCGGGCGCGTGTGGCCGTTGACCAGCGTCGAGTTGGCGTGCAGCCATTCCCGGAACCGCTGCCGCGTGAGCAGCCCGAACCCGGCCGGCCCGCTGCCGGACAGGAAGATCCGCGCCAGTTGCCGCTCCTCCCAGCACCCGTTCAGATAGGCCCGGGTGCCGGCGATGAACAGCCGCAGCGCGTCCTCCTCCCCCGCGGCCAGCGCGGTCCGGAACGCCCGCGCCGACCGGTGCTGCTGCCGCCGCGTGTACTCGTCGTACAGCGTGATCCACAGGTCCGCCTTGGCGGTGAAGTGGTGGTAGAGGCTGCCGATGCTCGCGCCCGCCCGCTCGGCGATGTCGACGAGCTTGGCGTCCTCGTAACCGGAGGCGACGAACACCTCGCGGGCGGCGTCGAGCAGCGCGGCCCGCGTGATCTGGGCTCGCGTGCTGCCGGTGGTGGCCTCGGTCATACCCCGATTGTGCCGGACCGCTCACCGCGCCCCGGGCCGGGCGTGCGGTGAGACCCGCCGGGACGGCGGCGGTCCGGCTTCGCCTGATCCACTATGGACGATCCCGGACGGGGTACGGCGGCGCAGCCGCGCCGGACGGGTGGCGGAACCGACGGCCTCGGCGGGCTACGCGGACCCTGCCCCGACCGGGCTAGATCATCTCCTGCCGGACGGCCCACACCACGGCCTGGATGGGAGTCGCCACGCCGAGGCGGTCGCAGATCCCCCGCACGCGGCGCCGCACCGTGCGCCCGGACAACCCCATCCGGCAGGCCACCTCGTCGGGCGACAGCCCCTCGGCCAGCAGGCGCAGCAGGAGCAGGTCGCTGCGTGGCAGCTCGATCGCCTCCGGCTCGTCTCCCACAACGAAATCGTGATCGTCGGGGCCGCGGCCGGTCAAGGGCGGAACGGGTGTTGACCTTCGAGCAGGTCGAGACCCCAGGCTGGGGTCATGAGCCGAGAGGAACTGACCCGGGCGTTGCAGGCGGAACCGGCGGAGGCACGACGGATCCTGGTGCGGGTGTGGGAGACGGGTTCACCGGTCGACCGGTGCGCGGCGGCGCACTGGCTCGCCGACCGGCAGGACTCCGCGCAGGAGGAGCTGAGGTGGGATCTGCGCGCGCTGGGGGCGGCACGGGCCGCGGAACCGGCGGAGGTGCGCGGGTTCTTCCCGTCGCTGCACCTCAACCTCGGTGACGTGTACCGCAGGCTGGGCGATCTTCCCCGCGCTCGCGAGCACCTGGCCGCGGCTCAGGCGGCGCTGGGCGCCCTCGCCGACGACGACTACGGGCGGATGATCCGCGGCGGGGTGGCCCGGCTGGCGGACCGGCTCGGACGGGGGTGACGGGCGCGAAGCCGCGTGGGGGTCCGGCCCGGCGTGCCCGCCGGGCCGGACCCGTCCCTCACCCCAGCCGGAGCGCCGCCAGGTAGTCGTGCATCCGGCCGGCCCGGGAATCGCTCAGCGGGTTGCTCTGGTCGTCGTTCTCGATGATGAACTCCCGCATGCCCAGCCGCGTCGCCGCGCCCAGGATGGTGCGGTAGTCGACCACGCCGGTACCGAGGTCGGCGAGGTTGCCGTTCGCGTCCAGGTCCTTCACGTGCGCCAGCAGCATCCGGCCCCGGTTGGCCCGCATCAGGTCGACGTTGTCCTGCGCGCTCAGGCCCGCGGCGGACGACCAGCCCATGTCCAGCTCCAGGTACAGCAGCGACGGGTCGGAACCGTCGAGGAGGATCTGGTAGAACGTGCGGCCGTCCGGGCCGTGGCCGAGGAACTCGCTGGTGTGGTTGTGGTACCCCAGCTTCATGCCTGCGCGCCGGATCTTCTCCCCGGCGCGGTTGAACGCCGGCCCGGCCGCGGCGAACCCCTCCGCGGTGTCCGGCACGCCGCCGGGGCACACGAGGTAGCGCTGCCCGAGGATCCGCCCCATCTCGATCAGCTGGTCCAGCCGCTCCGGGTCGGTGAACTCGGCGTACCCGTGGTGGCTGGACACCGCGCGCAGGCCGTATCTGTCCAGCAGGGGCCGGATCTGCCGCGCGTGCGCGGGGTCCGTGCCGCCGGGGAAACCGGCGAACTCCAGGTTGCGGTACCCGGCACGGGCCAGCGCGCGCAGCACCGCCTCCGGCTGGGACATGAACGCGTCCCGCACCGAGTACATCTGCAGCCCGATCTTGGTGTTCGGGATGCGACCGCCACCCGCGGCGGCCGCGGACCCGGTCCCGATCCCGGCCGCGGCGACCCCCGCCGCCGTCGCCGCCACCCCGCGCAGGAACCGCCGCCGATCCACGACGACGGGCGCACCACCACACATCTCGCTCCTCCTCCGGCTCAGTGCTCGTGCACGCCGTCCGGCAGGGTGCCGTCGGCGTTGCGGACCAGGAACATTCCGGCCATGCCCATGTCCGAGTGGTTCTGGACGTGGCAGTGGTACATCCACATGCCGGGGCCGACGCCCTCCCCGGCGATGACCTGGAACCCGAACGACAGGCCCGGGTTGAGGTCCTTGATGTCGATCAGCGGGCTGTTGTCGTACTCGGAGAGCCGGGTACCGGTGCGGTTGTCCAGCCAGCGGTGCCCGTGCAGGTGGAAGGTGTGGAAGTTGTTGCCGTGCCCGATCGCGATCCACTCCACCCGCTCGCCGAGGTTCGCCTCGAACGTCGGCACGTCGTTGCGTGCCCGGTTGTTGATCGTCATGTCGTTGAACACCACGACGAACTGGCGCCTGGGCAGCAGATCGCCGCGCCGCCGCACCACCAGTGCACCGTAGAGTCCTTTGAGGATTCCCTCGGTGCCGTGCTCGGTGCCCATCGCGTGGTCGTGGTAGTGCCAGTACCCGGCGCTGCCCTCGGCCCACGACCCGTCCGCCCGCCGGTAGGAGGTGTGGCTGCGCCAGGTGTAGCGGCGCGTCTGTCCCGGCATCACCGCGGAGTCGTTCATCAGCGTGCCGTCCGAGCGGACGTCGTAGTCGACGCCGTGCGGGTGCAGCGACAGCACCCGGTCGGTGGTGTTGACCAGGTCGATCTCGAGGGTGTCGCCCTCCCACATCTCCAGCACCGGACCGGGCACGGTCGCCGCGCCCGGTGCCAGCCCGTAGCCGTACAGCTGATCGGAGATCTTCTCGGCGTACACCGTCAGGCGCCGGGTCTCACCCTGCGGACGTGGCGG
The sequence above is a segment of the Amycolatopsis viridis genome. Coding sequences within it:
- a CDS encoding nitrilase family protein, with protein sequence MTEQTQAGQDTRVSPVRVAVAQFEPRVGVENLKANAAAVEDRLIAAADGGADLIVLPELATTGYVFETREEAFAHAEAVPDGPSVQSFARIAAERDVYIVGCVVEQDGQQLFDTAVLVGPDGYLGRYRKTHLWNTEKLWFTPGNEGFQVFDTRIGRIGLLVCWDIWFPETARIVSQMGADIICIPTGWVWTPPPLYDASGVCMAAYLTMTAAHANNVFIATADRIGQERGAGFMGNSLIAGTNGWPIDRIAGPDEDTIIYADVDLTAARTAPIWNQLNDLPRDRRTDLYDQMLGYRGSAPLPR
- a CDS encoding helix-turn-helix domain-containing protein; translated protein: MSHRQAECPVARTVDVIGDRWSLLIIRDAFDGIRRFSELQRNLGLAKNILATRLRELVAQGILEIVPAADGSAYHEYALTDRGRELFAVIVALRKWGEAHLFDEDEPHSALLDVETGRPVELQVTNAAGQPISAGDTFVRKVAAAPA
- a CDS encoding SDR family NAD(P)-dependent oxidoreductase, with the translated sequence MSGAVIIGAGPGIGQAVARRFVREGLPVVTIARSERAVPGARALVADATDEDALRGALDVAAGELGTPDVLVYNAAIIQPDGPGDLSARGHLDAWAVNVVGALTAAAHVAPAMAERGSGTILITGGMPEPDPRYVSLSLGKAGVRTLVSLLDAQYGPSGVHVASVTVDGPVAPGTPFDPDDIAEHYWTLHAQERPWSAEIVHTGR
- a CDS encoding PPOX class F420-dependent oxidoreductase; amino-acid sequence: MTTSFDPHQLLAESRIAVLATIKANGLPHLSPVTPYYDREAGVVLVSMTEGRAKTRNLRRDPRAALEVTSSDGWAWATAEGTVTLTGPGTDPHGPEVGALVDYYRRAAGEHPDWDEYRQVMVADRRVLMTLKVDRVYGEKIR
- a CDS encoding NAD(P)-dependent oxidoreductase; this translates as MTKHAVTVLGLGLMGQALAGALLRAGHTTTVWNRSPGKADALPGAVVAGSVAEAVAASPVVIVCVTGSAAVREVLDAAGDLDGRVVVNLSSGASREARETAARHGRYLDGAIMAAPSDIGTPASAIVYSGNRAAFDEHEHLLRDLGAATFLGDDPGLAALHETAVLGLMYGILNGFLHSAALLRAAGVPAESFVPFAGAGIETVAAWLPGYARQIDEGRYPPVDATLDTHLAAIDQVVQESVAAGVDSGPPAFARELARRAVAAGHGGDSYVSVIEQFQAPDKERS
- a CDS encoding MerR family transcriptional regulator, encoding MLIGELGRRTGVNTHQLRYYEAQGLLKPTRGGNGYREYDEDAVMTVTQIRHLLDAGLSTEEIAVLLPCASGAEPELEPCDELVTVLRGRLDGLDGYISALLRARQTLHGYLEAAERRLDARRTAAV
- a CDS encoding antitoxin; translated protein: MNMFDKAKDALSKNPDKADQGIDKAAEAAKGRFGEHGDQIDQASEKAKDYVRGQGQEQPPQPPPQ
- a CDS encoding alpha/beta fold hydrolase, whose translation is MDIVLIAGLWLDGSAWDEVASELRSLGHRPVPVTLPGQGDGSSSATLDDQVAAVLAAVDSAAGKPLVVGHSAACTLAWLAADARPEAISGIVLVGGFPAADGQPYASFFEVRDGVLPFPGWGAFEEPDSVDLDEEARRAFAAAAIPVPEGVATGVVRLTDEGRFDVPVVVVCPEFTPAQARKWIDAGEVAELANVKHLDFADIDSGHWPMHTKPAELARLLAAVADAA
- a CDS encoding TetR/AcrR family transcriptional regulator, whose translation is MTEATTGSTRAQITRAALLDAAREVFVASGYEDAKLVDIAERAGASIGSLYHHFTAKADLWITLYDEYTRRQQHRSARAFRTALAAGEEDALRLFIAGTRAYLNGCWEERQLARIFLSGSGPAGFGLLTRQRFREWLHANSTLVNGHTRPLSDMLVLSLTAMATEAGREVAAAPSKAKARKMIDEVLELMGRLYPAS
- a CDS encoding LuxR C-terminal-related transcriptional regulator, whose protein sequence is MGDEPEAIELPRSDLLLLRLLAEGLSPDEVACRMGLSGRTVRRRVRGICDRLGVATPIQAVVWAVRQEMI
- a CDS encoding sugar phosphate isomerase/epimerase family protein; this encodes MCGGAPVVVDRRRFLRGVAATAAGVAAAGIGTGSAAAAGGGRIPNTKIGLQMYSVRDAFMSQPEAVLRALARAGYRNLEFAGFPGGTDPAHARQIRPLLDRYGLRAVSSHHGYAEFTDPERLDQLIEMGRILGQRYLVCPGGVPDTAEGFAAAGPAFNRAGEKIRRAGMKLGYHNHTSEFLGHGPDGRTFYQILLDGSDPSLLYLELDMGWSSAAGLSAQDNVDLMRANRGRMLLAHVKDLDANGNLADLGTGVVDYRTILGAATRLGMREFIIENDDQSNPLSDSRAGRMHDYLAALRLG
- a CDS encoding multicopper oxidase domain-containing protein, which encodes MFPKSRGLSRRAVLGTAAAGLAVSVPGVATAAPPRPQGETRRLTVYAEKISDQLYGYGLAPGAATVPGPVLEMWEGDTLEIDLVNTTDRVLSLHPHGVDYDVRSDGTLMNDSAVMPGQTRRYTWRSHTSYRRADGSWAEGSAGYWHYHDHAMGTEHGTEGILKGLYGALVVRRRGDLLPRRQFVVVFNDMTINNRARNDVPTFEANLGERVEWIAIGHGNNFHTFHLHGHRWLDNRTGTRLSEYDNSPLIDIKDLNPGLSFGFQVIAGEGVGPGMWMYHCHVQNHSDMGMAGMFLVRNADGTLPDGVHEH